The proteins below are encoded in one region of Alicyclobacillus acidoterrestris:
- a CDS encoding pilin, whose translation MFQLSRIPYIRDSRRIKSLATTVFIMAAMLINLIPSNHVFAATDPSLSGFYEVTGGQALTQNGIDSAIANVARDIFGILTAIAALVGIFYFIVGGLKMMGGARKKEEGLEQIKFAFIGLAFALSAGVLTGIAALLAGDFTKGL comes from the coding sequence ATGTTTCAGCTCTCACGAATCCCCTACATTCGGGATTCTAGGCGTATCAAGAGCTTAGCTACCACAGTATTCATAATGGCGGCAATGCTTATCAATCTGATTCCATCCAACCATGTATTCGCGGCAACAGATCCGTCATTGAGTGGATTCTACGAGGTCACTGGGGGTCAAGCTCTCACGCAAAATGGGATTGACTCCGCCATTGCAAACGTCGCGAGAGACATCTTTGGAATCCTCACGGCTATTGCGGCACTCGTAGGGATTTTCTACTTCATTGTGGGTGGTTTAAAAATGATGGGCGGTGCACGGAAAAAAGAAGAAGGTCTAGAACAGATAAAGTTCGCCTTCATTGGATTGGCGTTCGCCCTAAGCGCCGGTGTTCTAACCGGTATTGCTGCACTACTTGCAGGGGACTTTACAAAGGGATTATAA
- a CDS encoding IS110 family RNA-guided transposase: MYFVGIDIAKRNHEACIIDSAGQSQGKTLRFPNSQAGGQKLIQWMQHVDHDLSSTEVALEATGHYWLALHSFLLKQGVKVHVINPIQSDAFRNMYIRQTKNDTKDAFIIAEVLRFGRYTTTELGSDKIVALRQLSRFRFSLVDSISDLKRQVIGVLDMLFPEYERLFSDIFGKTSSELLMEYTTPEEILAVDTEELAAFIAKHSRNRLGLERAKELQQAAESSFGIDTALDAYRLQLRLLLQQIRFTEEQLDFLDIEIEKRLKAVDTNLVTIPGIGPVLAAAILGEIGDISRFPTGVKLVAFAGIDPTVRSSGEFTGTRNRMSKRGSPYLRRAIWLAANVAKIHNPILKEFYEQKRVQGKHHLAATGAVARKMTYIIHAVLRDNKPYEPIA, from the coding sequence GTGTATTTTGTTGGTATTGACATTGCTAAACGCAATCATGAAGCCTGTATCATTGACTCAGCTGGGCAGAGTCAAGGCAAGACGCTGCGCTTCCCAAACTCTCAGGCTGGTGGCCAGAAGCTGATTCAATGGATGCAGCATGTCGATCACGATTTGTCATCCACGGAAGTAGCTTTGGAAGCTACAGGTCACTACTGGTTGGCGTTACACTCGTTTCTCCTTAAACAGGGTGTAAAGGTTCATGTCATCAATCCCATTCAGTCGGATGCATTTCGCAACATGTACATTCGACAAACCAAAAATGATACCAAAGACGCATTCATCATCGCCGAAGTGCTACGCTTTGGACGGTACACGACCACGGAACTTGGCAGTGACAAAATTGTTGCCTTACGGCAATTAAGTCGATTCCGATTCAGCCTAGTCGACTCCATCTCAGACCTAAAGCGGCAAGTAATCGGTGTTCTAGATATGTTGTTTCCCGAGTATGAGCGACTGTTTTCCGACATATTTGGTAAGACATCCTCTGAATTGTTGATGGAATACACAACACCGGAGGAAATTCTTGCCGTAGACACCGAAGAGCTAGCAGCCTTCATCGCCAAACACAGCCGCAACCGCTTGGGCTTGGAAAGGGCTAAGGAACTCCAACAGGCCGCCGAATCTTCATTTGGAATCGACACCGCACTTGATGCGTACCGGCTACAATTGCGCTTACTTCTCCAGCAAATTCGCTTTACAGAGGAACAGTTGGATTTCTTGGATATCGAGATCGAAAAACGCCTTAAAGCTGTTGATACAAATCTTGTCACGATTCCAGGAATCGGCCCGGTTCTGGCTGCTGCGATACTCGGTGAAATTGGAGATATCTCCAGATTCCCGACTGGCGTAAAGCTCGTTGCGTTCGCTGGGATTGACCCTACGGTGCGAAGCTCAGGCGAATTTACTGGAACACGCAACCGAATGTCCAAACGAGGCTCACCCTACTTACGACGGGCGATTTGGCTTGCCGCAAATGTTGCCAAAATACACAATCCAATCCTCAAGGAATTTTACGAACAGAAGCGGGTTCAAGGGAAACACCATCTAGCTGCAACAGGCGCCGTGGCGCGTAAAATGACGTACATCATTCATGCTGTTTTACGCGACAACAAACCATACGAGCCTATCGCGTAG